A single window of Populus nigra chromosome 17, ddPopNigr1.1, whole genome shotgun sequence DNA harbors:
- the LOC133677588 gene encoding uncharacterized protein LOC133677588 — protein MDDLPFQKITISGPTLSALMHRITTSLGDVDGLLFGHVTHLTPSTLTDDNTPQNPDSNVIATITSFFCPNIPLSFYDSLGRVDSVTLHRLVSPTTHQSSSSSSTSNFLGWFSARRKSPIRPSMREFCVSQSLSRLKTAAKGEKDLNPCVFLLFTTPVQGELLYHTHEYRAYQFRVNSRCFDPKSIGIDNIGPDFRGNYGCFSPNSPFPELKCASAMNDEVGEGLNRMDRVLNDQKELDMVAEGFCVKDLGKLMGSETLNSTMSLEDLYEKMLGKLDNLARQVEKSNAKVLEMENHNRKLRYKIARPVPE, from the exons ATGGACGATCTTCCATTCCAAAAGATCACAATATCAGGCCCCACATTATCCGCCTTGATGCACCGCATCACCACTTCCCTCGGCGACGTGGACGGTCTCTTATTCGGCCACGTAACCCATCTCACCCCTTCTACCCTCACCGACGACAACACTCCCCAAAACCCCGATTCTAACGTAATCGCTACGATTACCTCCTTCTTCTGCCCTAATATCCCTCTCTCCTTCTACGACTCGCTCGGCCGAGTGGACTCAGTGACTCTCCACCGACTCGTCTCCCCAACAACTCATCAAAGCAGTAGTAGCAGTAGCACCAGTAATTTCCTCGGCTGGTTTTCCGCGAGAAGGAAGTCCCCAATCCGCCCTTCGATGAGGGAATTCTGCGTTTCGCAATCTTTGAGCCGCCTCAAGACAGCGGCGAAAGGTGAGAAGGATTTGAATCCGTgcgtatttttgttatttaccaCACCAGTACAAGGCGAGTTGTTGTACCATACGCACGAGTATCGCGCGTATCAGTTTCGGGTTAATTCAAGGTGTTTTGACCCGAAATCGATTGGGATTGATAACATTGGGCCGGATTTTCGAGGAAACTACGGGTGTTTTAGCCCTAATTCGCCGTTTCCGGAGTTGAAGTGTGCATCGGCGATGAATGATGAGGTGGGGGAGGGTTTAAATAGGATGGATAGGGTTTTAAATGATCAAAAGGAGTTGGATATGGTTGCAGAAGGGTTTTGTGTTAAGGATTTAGGGAAGTTGATGGGATCGGAGACGCTGAATTCAACAATGAGTTTGGAGGATTTGTATGAGAAAATGTTGGGTAAGCTTGACAATTTGGCTAGGCAAGTTGAGAAGAGTAATGCTAAGGTGTTGGAGATG GAAAATCATAATAGGAAACTGAGGTACAAAATTGCCAGGCCTGTACCAGAATAA
- the LOC133677346 gene encoding LOW QUALITY PROTEIN: protein DETOXIFICATION 44, chloroplastic (The sequence of the model RefSeq protein was modified relative to this genomic sequence to represent the inferred CDS: inserted 1 base in 1 codon) — MEAINKLLASSPSSSRFLLSFPTKIQNTHTQXKKKNSNKMATVALSLKLLSIHNFHTNPSFISQKRNENLSAPLKTTVLRSSPPQNNSATTITTTTKTTKTTSLDNNTPNEPKLKPTSVDSKPSSTSTSSLTDSVANLFTRLRDGVKIDEVGVEILSIALPAALALAADPIASLVDTAYVGHIGSVELAAVGVSISIFNLVSKLFNVPLLNITTSFVAEEQALISKSNDDSVKDQEGKRVLPSVSTSLALAAAVGVAETVALSVGSGFLMNIMGIPVDSPMRVPAEQFLTLRAFGAPPIVIALAAQGTFRGFMDTKTPLYAIGAGNLLNAILDAIFIVVFGFGVGAAAVATVISEYLIAFILLWELNDKVQLISPNIDAREVVRYLNSGGLLIGRTIAVLLTMTLATSMAAREGPIQMAGHQICMQVWLAVSLLNDALAIAGQALLASGYSQGNYEQARLVIYRVLQIGLVTGIALGVILSLGFGAFSSLFSTDPEVLGVVWSGIWFVAGSQPMNALAFVLDGLYYGVSDFGFAAYSMVLVSLISSVFVLVAAPVFGLTGVWAGLFLFMTLRVVAGVWRLGTKRGPWEMVWVNSQQESE, encoded by the exons ATGGAAGCCATAAACAAACTTCTGGCTTCCAGCCCCTCTTCATCTAGATTTTTACTTTCCTTTCCAACCAAAATTCAAAACACGCAcacac agaaaaaaaaaaattcaaacaaaatggCCACAGTAGCTCTCTCACTCAAGCTTCTAAGCATACACAATTTCCACACAAATCCTTCCTTTATTTCTCaaaaaagaaacgaaaattTATCCGCTCCTTTAAAAACCACCGTCCTTAGATCATCACCTCCTCAAAACAACAGCGcaaccaccatcaccaccaccacgaAGACGACGAAAACGACGTCGCTTGATAACAATACCCCTAACGAACCGAAACTAAAACCGACTTCCGTTGACAGCAAACCTTCTTCAACTTCCACGTCATCTCTAACCGATTCGGTTGCTAATCTGTTTACTCGTCTCAG AGATGGAGTTAAAATTGATGAGGTTGGTGTGGAGATTTTATCAATTGCATTGCCGGCTGCTTTGGCCCTTGCTGCTGATCCTATTGCCTCACTTGTTGATACTGCTTATGTTGGTCATATCg GATCGGTTGAATTGGCGGCGGTTGGAGTGTCAATTTCGATATTTAATTTGGTTTCCAAGTTGTTTAATGTTCCTTTGCTTAATATTACTACTTCCTTTGTCGCCGAAGAGCAAGCATTGATTAGCAAAAGTAACGATG attCGGTGAAGGATCAGGAAGGGAAGCGAGTTCTTCCTTCAGTTTCGACTTCTTTAGCgcttgctgctgctgttggtgTTGCAGAAACGGTGGCCCTCTCAGTTGGCTCGGGATTCTTGATGAATATCATGGGTATACCTGTT GATTCACCAATGCGAGTGCCAGCTGAGCAGTTTCTTACCTTGAGGGCCTTTGGTGCTCCACCCATTGTAATTGCACTTGCAGCACAAGGCACATTTCGAGGATTTATGGATACAAAGACACCCTTATATGCCATTG GTGCCGGCAACTTACTGAATGCAATATTGGATGCAATATTCATTGTTGTATTTGGTTTCGGTGTTGGTGCTGCTGCAGTTGCTACAGTGATTTCTGA ATATCTCATTGCTTTCATCCTTCTCTGGGAGTTGAATGACAAGGTGCAGCTAATCTCTCCAAACATTGATGCAAGAGAAGTTGTCCGCTATCTGAATTCTG GTGGTCTTCTTATTGGCAGGACCATTGCAGTGCTGTTAACAATGACATTAGCAACATCCATGGCAGCTAGGGAAGGCCCCATACAAATGGCAGGTCATCAAATTTGCATGCAAGTCTGGTTAGCTGTATCTTTGCTTAATGATGCTTTAGCCATCGCTGGCCAG GCTCTTCTGGCCAGTGGTTACTCCCAAGGGAATTATGAACAAGCACGACTAGTGATTTATAGAGTTCTGCAG ATTGGTTTGGTAACTGGAATTGCTTTGGGTGTGATATTATCCCTTGGGTTTGGAGCTTTTTCCAGTTTGTTTAGTACAGATCCAGAAGTTCTGGGAGTTGTCTGGTCTGGCATTTGG TTTGTTGCTGGGTCTCAGCCAATGAATGCTCTTGCATTTGTTCTTGATGGGCTATATTATGGGGTTTCAGACTTTGGCTTTGCTGCCTACTCTATG GTGCTGGTTTCTCTGATTTCTTCTGTCTTCGTACTTGTGGCTGCTCCTGTATTTGGTCTCACTGGAGTCTGGGCAGGTTTATTTCTCTTCATGACCTTGCGTGTAGTGGCTGGAGTTTGGAG GCTGGGCACAAAAAGGGGACCGTGGGAAATGGTCTGGGTGAATTCGCAACAGGAAAGCGAGTGA
- the LOC133677347 gene encoding dehydration-responsive element-binding protein 2B-like: MSIDMEDSLRQSSALGFSSKNKKKWQRRRNGCESIEDTLAKWKKNNKLQITKVPGKGSKKGCMKGKGGPENKSCRYRGVRQRTWGKWVAEIREPVKKGSVTNKRRIRLWLGTFSTAIEAARAYDYAARAMYGPNAILNFPDYSHESGGQLGSLSSSMTATESKTTLDNYEDNKVERLKMGYCGSREVNKQSGSSGIYAVNESEEEVEKFQVAESSGRELKAEVWDLTNEWMSSHPVEAEAPVLRGEMDGDLAEIVESWGCHGIDDRYDFLQNQTENVEYKLKNEIAESRLSNGLHECLSSDHDMRTDRKSFYDAQMPLTTGEEFSGLTVGNSNHFEARHDDMDLGLCNPEIDIKPFIQGIPDSSALKGERNYGYVHGEVHAASQLQSGRPPELSCQLQSGRPPELSWQLQSPGTNLPGSLSYIQEADLGGGCNFDLSKQDINWGLVGEPELLDPWFPELQF, encoded by the coding sequence ATGAGTATTGACATGGAAGATTCGTTGAGACAGAGTTCTGCGCTTGGGTTTAGCagcaagaacaagaagaagtgGCAGAGAAGGCGGAATGGTTGTGAATCAATAGAAGATACACTTGCAAAGtggaagaaaaacaacaaacttCAGATAACCAAGGTTCCAGGCAAGGGGTCGAAGAAAGGTTGCATGAAAGGAAAAGGTGGCCCAGAGAATAAGAGCTGTCGATATAGAGGTGTTAGGCAGAGAACTTGGGGCAAGTGGGTTGCTGAAATTAGAGAGCCTGTCAAAAAAGGCAGCGTAACGAACAAAAGAAGAATTAGACTCTGGCTGGGTACATTTTCTACTGCTATTGAAGCTGCTCGTGCTTATGATTATGCTGCAAGAGCCATGTATGGTCCTAATGCCATACTCAATTTCCCAGACTACTCTCATGAATCAGGGGGTCAGTTGGGTAGCTTATCGTCTTCGATGACTGCAACTGAGTCTAAAACAACACTGGATAACTATGAGGATAATAAGGTTGAGAGATTGAAGATGGGTTATTGTGGGTCAAGAGAAGTAAATAAACAATCAGGCTCTTCTGGGATTTATGCTGTCAATGAATCGGAGGAGGAAGTTGAGAAATTTCAGGTGGCAGAGAGCAGTGGAAGGGAGTTGAAAGCTGAGGTATGGGATTTAACAAATGAATGGATGTCTTCTCATCCTGTTGAAGCTGAAGCACCCGTATTGAGGGGAGAAATGGATGGAGACCTTGCAGAAATTGTGGAATCTTGGGGCTGTCATGGTATCGACGACAGATATGATTTCTTGCAGAATCAGACTGAAAATgtagaatataaattaaagaatgaGATTGCGGAGTCCAGATTGAGCAACGGACTCCATGAATGCTTGTCTTCCGACCATGATATGAGAACTGATCGTAAATCTTTCTATGATGCTCAGATGCCATTAACGACGGGAGAAGAGTTTTCAGGCTTGACAGTTGGCAACTCTAACCACTTTGAGGCCAGGCATGATGACATGGACCTGGGTTTATGCAATCCAGAAATTGATATCAAGCCTTTTATCCAAGGTATTCCTGACAGTTCTGCTTTAAAGGGAGAGAGGAATTATGGGTATGTTCACGGCGAGGTTCATGCTGCAAGCCAGTTACAGAGTGGAAGGCCACCTGAACTCTCCTGCCAGTTACAGAGTGGACGGCCACCTGAACTCTCCTGGCAGTTGCAGAGCCCAGGAACAAATCTACCAGGGAGCTTGAGCTACATTCAGGAGGCAGATTTAGGCGGGGGCTGTAATTTTGATCTGTCGAAGCAGGACATCAACTGGGGCTTAGTTGGAGAGCCAGAATTGCTTGATCCCTGGTTCCCCGAATTACAATTCTAG